The Alligator mississippiensis isolate rAllMis1 chromosome 14, rAllMis1, whole genome shotgun sequence DNA segment GAGTGATGTGACTAGCATCGTGACCACCCACCCGTGACTCCCCCATCCGAATGCCCAAGGACCCATAGACAGTTGGGTTAACTAGCACTGACTTTTGGCATGGATCTGGAGCAATCTCAGACCAGCACCTCCAGGGCTTTAACAACTACTGCTGCCTATGCTTGAAAACTAGCGTTTCTCTTTGACCAGAAATGTTAATATTTCAACATTTGGACAAGTAAAAACAGcacttcctttttttgttgttttaaatagaCATTTTTAAAGCCAAAAAGCACTGTTTGGTTTTGAACTGTTGCTTAGAAACAAAACATGTGAGCCAGGTCTGAATGTGACACATCATGATCTGCTCTCCTGGTTAATTATTATTAGATGCACAATGCTGTAACCCATTGGCTCTTCACCACAAGAGGCCTGGGAGTCATTTTAGTCATTTTTCTGGGGACGAGTGTGCATCTAAAaactaattaagaaaaaaatgtcaccCAAGTCTGACTACATGGATTAATACAAATAACTCTTTCTGCTCTGGAGAGGCCTGGGAGTGGAATAAAAGACCCGATCTAGGGCCTGGGCTCTGGTGCATTCATGGAACTGGATGAGACCATTCCAGAATGGGCAGAACAAAGGGTGTTGCAGACCAGCAATGGGGTGAATTTGCAGGGCTGTGTGTGGATGCCTCAGCACCAAGAGAAAAGCCTAGTGCCGTTGTTCAGGCCTGAAGAGCAtttgcagagctgagtgggagTCGCAAGGCTGTAACAGCAAGGGATGTATGGGTTACGGGTGAAATGTATTGGTAGaaatggggtgtaggttgtagccgtgttggtctaaggacataggcagacaaggttccttgggtgaatctgatatcttttattagaccaacttaaatagttagaaaaagaATTcgtagcaagctttcaggtttaaaaacccttcgtcaggctgaggaagcctctgcggttggtgtgtgttcttcgtggatggaaggaatagtaaagaagcccgAGGCTGGTCTGCACGCAAGACggacagtcagtgaagatgtaaattgaggagtcagtgggtgagacaggctgggagggtgtggggggagagaaaagggggatgaaagtagcagttaaatagtggagaggtacctggggagtcagatgtcaggcaggttataatgtgctataaagccaatgtctatatttagtccatgatttttagtatccaggaggttgatgaagtgggtggagttcataggctcgtctctgggaagtgtttcgtaagttccctttgaggatcagaagtGAGCGAccggagagagagtggttttcttgtgagaaatgtgcccccaccggtaactgggtGTTCTcctctttgatggatttccggtgtgcgttcattctggcgcgcagctgttgtttggtctctcgtatgtattttccatcagggcatttggtgcattggatgagagatattacattcctggaggtgcagctgtaagatcctgggatgctgacagctctgttgtggggtgtagtgattgtgttggcaggttttgcatttcttgtcctggcatgacctggatccattcggtgtgttctgggccgtaggaagtttgcttctggtgatgaggttagcaaggtctggcgcttgtttaaaggctaggatgggtggttctgggaagatctctttaagaatagggtctccttctagtatgggttgcagttgtttgaggattttccttatgggttcgagggaggggtgatatgtcataaccatcGGTGTGCAATTCAtgagggtttttcttctgtactgcagcagttcttcgtGTAGTATctgagtggctctttcaaacgtacGATCGATCTCTCTGGAGGAGCGTCCTTGCTGAGTGAAAGCCGTTTTAAGATTGGCGAGGCGGCAATCCCGAGTGCTTTCCTTAGTgcagatgtggtggtatctgagggcttggctgtatatcacagctttctaaacccaaaagcttgctaagaatttttttttccagctatttaagatggtctaataaaagatatcagatgcacccaaagaaccttgtctgccttggtagaaatgggggtgaggagaggagcTGTCCCAGCATCTGGCTGCTACATGCCTTGCTTTACCCAGTGCTGGCATTTTTCCCACCTGTAAGCAGTGGCTGCCAGTTATCAGCCACATTAGAAGCAAGTATATGGGCTTCTGGTTCAGCCCTCTGAAATGCCCGTCAAAGTGGCAGCAACCTGAAAAGCTCCAAAACACCCTTGTGTATTGCTGCACCACAGCTCAGGGCACCTCTCATTGTCCTGGCCTCATgatctgctcctgccctgcagcccagggcctgTGAAACCAGTTAGTCCTTGTCATTGGTATCCTGGACTGGCTGAGAATGAGCAAATCTGTCGTTTCCTTTCAGACAAGCACTCCTGTCATGAGgcaaggagcagtggcagcacagaagcaAAGCAAGAGCCACTCAAAACACctccggcagcagcaggggatgcGCCAAGGGTAACCTATGAGGGTAAGATTGGACTAGTGGGACCAAGTAGATGGGTCTTAAGGCCAGATCCCCAGTGGTTGTAAGTCCATGTTGTCTCAAAGGCAGTGGTGGACTTGACCAGCTTTTACCAGCTGGACACCTGGCCATGGATACCTGTGCCTGTAGATGTGTTTCCGGGAATGAGGAGTTTTGTGCCCCTCCAAAGGGGAACGatggcaccagctgcagccctgaATTGATACCTCAAGGAAAAAAATACCCTTTATTCACCATGCAATGTAGTGACTTTCTTAACCCCCATCTCCCAAGCTCGGCTCTCATCCTCATTCCAGGGGATGGGCTTTTCTTTATGTGGTAGCAGTAGACCTGGGCAGCAGCAAATGCACCCTGGATGCATGAAGGGAGAAAATGACCTATACAACTGGACACCCTACATTCCCAGcctgtgcccctctccccacccctttctaTTTTCCAGATGAGGTCTTTGCTGTTTGCTCCCTCACACAGGTGGATCCAGAGAggtgtgggggaagtggggcaggatgGTGCTTTCCATGGTTTCCATCTTCACGCGATTGCTGGGAGCCCACAACATCTGACACCGATTTTGGCCGATCGGTAGTGACGCTGTATGACCATGACCCTAGTGTGCtgcggtggggtggggtgaggggccaGTGACTGAGGATGGAAAAATGGTCTCCAGTACAAACGTTTTGTCAGCAGATAAAAGATACCGCGCGCGGGCCCCATCTGGGACTCATATGAGCTGTTTGATAGGCACCCGCAAAAGGCAAGGGAACCAAGTTCTCCGACTGCAGCTTGATGCTCTGTGACACTGATGCAGAGATAAGCCCTCTAGAAGAGAGATCCTATCTGTCCGCTGCTaacccagctccccctcctctgGTTACTTTCCCCCTTCAGTGATGGCAGAGATAAAAATCTTGAAATCTTTTTCTTGCTTAAGATGACAGTGAAACTTCCTCAGAAACATCCGAGGACTCGGAGAGCAGCCCCTCCGCCGCGCAGGTAATGGAACTTTGTATTTTTATATGATTATTTGAGATGCAATTCCCAAGGGCCGatcaggtcctggccctgctttGCTAGATGCTTCTGGCACAAAAGCCAGGGTTTTCTGAAATCTCTGCACTCCAGCTCTCCTGGAAATGTGACTGATTACTTCATGGCTGGGTGGGAATTCCTCTGGCCTCGAGTAAGCCAAGAGGGTTTCAAGCCCCCTTACAGCTTCTACACAGCTAAGGGACTCCCGAGGGAGGTGGAGGCATTGTCAGCAGTGCAGTTACCTAGGCAAAATAGTCACAGGAGTACTGCAAAGGATAATGCAGCAAAATGGGGCGGGGGTCAAATTAAATGCCCCAGGAGGGTTTTTTGGCTATCCTGCTTGTGTTGACCTCGCCGGGGGTCCCCACCAGGACACTGGCTTTCTTACGATGATGTCTGGGCTACCAAGAGCTTCCTGGTGAACGAGATCTTTGTGATCCAAGTGTAGGGCAGAGATAGGGGGGCTGTTTATGGAAACACACCCAGCCCCTGCATTGTAGGGTGGGCTTGTGAGGTGGGTCCATTGTCTGTATGTGTTTTGGGGAGGATTTGTGCTGGTGTCCCTGTAAGCGCAAAATGCAACACAGTGGAAAGGGGGCCCTGTGatcccagggctgcctggcacgCTGACATTTGTCCACTGATTTGAAATCCAACATGGATGGCGGCAAAATCCTGAGCACGTTCGCTGCGTAATCTCCCTGACCTCATAACCGCATCGCTGGGACCAGAATGACCGCTGTCGCCTGCAGtgtgcacatgtgcctgcatgtgccggCAGGATGGGGACGGTGACCCACCGGGCGTGTGGAGTCTAATGATCCACTGGGCCCGAAGGCTTGGCTGAAATCTGTTCTGGCTTCTGTTTCCCATGCTTCAGGGCCCGACGTCACAGGAAAGCGTCAATTACACCAccctcctctttgcagccccaggACGTGGCACGGGCTCTAGCGGGGACTACGAGAACATGAAGACAGCGACAGATTACGTCAATGTGGATCCCAAAAAGCAGAAAGTGGATTTCTGGGTCTGCTCGAGCCCTACAACCTCCAAATCGATCGAGTACACTGAAGTGAAGCTGTGATAATGCAGCTATTGCTGGCCAAGCTCTACAGGGGCAGAGCCCCTCTCAGCTGCCCCAGTGGCACCTCCACATCTGTTTATAGAGCCATTTTCCTCCGCACTGTTACACGGTGCCTGCCAAGCAGAAAGACTTATCTTCTTTACCCTGCCTCCTGTGACCATGCATGGtatctttttctttcctgcaccTTGCTAAGCTTGGGGCCTCCAATACAATGTGAGAGCGAGTGTCACCAGCTCTGAATGCTGTATGGAAGAGAAAGCATGCCTTCCCTCAGCCTTGGATGCACTTTTCAGTTTCCTTGAATGCCCCTTGTTCTCACACAAGGGAAGGAGCTGATAAGCCCCCTGTGCTTGTAATCAAGCATCAATCCAGCCTCAGAGGAGATGAGCCAAAGGAGCTGAAGTGCTCCCTTGACTTATGTACCCGTAATAAAACCCTTTGACATCCATTTCCCAAACCTGCTTTGCCCTTTCTATTTGGCAAGGGCTGattattttccttctttcctttaacTTTTGAAAGACCTTGACTACTGAGAGGAAGCTCACCATGCATTTCTGCAGGCAATCGAGCAGGGGCTCCCCTCTGAGTGGTCTGGAACATCCCCTCCTTGAGGACAGAAAGCTCTGTCTTCATCTGATTTGCTCATGATGATGTAGCCCTCTGTTTAGCTGCCTTACTAGCTGGGGCCAGTTCCCAGGCAGAACTCATTAGGTATGTGCAAATAGCGGTGGGAGGCTTCAGCAGCATTGAGCAGATTGGGGCTGTGGGGACCAAGCATCCACTGGAGAATAGGTGGGATCTGCTGTGCTAATTGGAGTCCTGtcagagcccagggctccctAGGAGTATTAATTGCTTGAGCACAGTCACTGGCACTGGAGGCAGGCCACCTGCCGGGAATTTCCCTCCCCACCTTATGTCATAACTATCAGCACAGATGGTGAAAGGGGGTCAGGGTGTGCACCACTACAAAGGAATATAGCAACCACCAGCCTGGATCAGGCCACTGGTCAGTCTGCttcagccccctgcttcctgtcCAGTGGTTGATTTTTGCAGAAGCTCTTTAACAATCAAGACACGGGCTTCAACCAATGCTTGAATCTGCTGCAGAAGCACCTCTGTTCCCTAGGGACTGTGCCACGCTCTCTTCGAGCAGTTCCTGCTAGTCCATCAGCTGCCAGCACAGGCTGAGTTTTGTAGCTTCCTCTTgcttctgtcccactccctgggagcttgctgttgacttcagtgtgAGTGAGAATGTGCCGGGATGGCGCCGACGGTAACAGTGTGACTTGTGTCTTGATTCAAAGCCTCCTGAAGTTCTTTCATGACAAGTTAATTTAGAAACAGAGACAGGACCCTTCTGAAATCATCTGCTTTCAGAACCAGCTACAGGCAGCAGATAAAGAGCTCCCTTCCTTCATCCTGTCCTGCGCTGCATGAGAGCAGGAGCTTTGTTCAGGCTCCATCTGCACTGGCTTTTTGTTTCCTGCTCCAGCACATAACCCTCATCGCTGAACTAATGACTGCAAAGGAGCTATGCCTGCCTGTTCATTAAGGCAATCACTATATTCCTTTATCGCCCAAAGGCTGCCCTGAAGCTTCCAGGGCTGGGTCTTAGTTACACAGTGTTGCCAGCTCCCTTGATTCTGGTGCTAATCTTGCCCTTTTCAGGCTTTGGGTCCCAGTGGTTGGAATCTTGGTCCTGTCTTTTGTTCAAAAAATAAGTCTCCAGCTCATATAGCAGATGTAAGCTGGAGCGCACAAACTGAGTACACCTCAAACGGCAAAACCCAGAGGCCAATAAAAAGCAAATATTGGGATCTTTGAAGCAAAATAACATGAATTTTTAAGCCAATGGCATGCTTTGTTggggcagggatcctggctttcagATGTTTGGGATGGGCAGGACTGATTGCGCTAGCAGAGTCAAGGGGTGGGTATAACTGTAATTGGTATAACTGTCATCCAAGCCTCCTTATCCTGCCAAAGGCATGCAACAGGGCCTTTGGGTAAATGCAAATCAGGCCCTGTATGTTTTTATATGATATCAGTAGCAGCCCTAGCTTTGTGGGACCAGTTCCTCAACCAGTGTAAGCTGGGATACaccattcacttcagtggaacTTTTGGACTTTACCACTACTGAAAATCTGGCGCTTGGCCTACAAAGATGAagttaaaaaattacaaattaaaAGCTTGGGGTTTTGGCAGGGAGAGCATAACATGTGGGTCTCTGTTATAAGGCACAGCTGCTGAGGGAACAAAAGGAGCTTCTGCAGGAAGGCAGCATGCTTAGAAATGCAAAGGTGCAGGGTGCGAGTACAAAGGGCTCCCTCTCCACAGACCGCTGACCACTGGAGAATTGGGGTGTACAGAAAAGGGCTGGAAATCAGTAACCGGTGATGCTATGAGCCAACTGTTGTTTGCAGAGCTGTCTGGGGCAAGCCACCTACACTACACAGCAGGGAGAAGCTGTATTAGGCTCGCAGGACCCAGGGTGCTGCCACGTGTTCTCGAGCACCCCCCGCTGGGATTGTCTGTCttagacacacagacagacactactGTGTGCTACGGGATGGACTTGGGGGCACATGTGGCTCATGTAAAGATGCACCAGTCTTCAGTGTTATGCAGTAGAAAGGCCAGATGGTGGAGCTCCTTGTCGATGAAGTTGTTGAAATATGCAGCCACATGCAGAAGGCAATGCCCTCAGAGTGAGCACACCAGTGCCCATGCCCTTGGCAAGTGTAAAAGCCTACATGACCCTTAACTGCTATCATTATAGTCCAGAGCGACTGTGTGTTTGATACCCATGGCTGCTTTCTGCTTATCACAGGCTTACCGCACTTGGCTGTCTTCAACACGTCATCTCTGCAGCCAGAAGGGACAGGCCAGCTTGCCATCTGCAGTCTGAGCCTGGTCTGACCTGACACAGCCATGGAGCAGAGCAGATGCTGCGGGGGGGGCCAGGTGCTTGGTATCCTTGCTCCAAAGCAAAGCCAAATGGAGACAGTTGAAGAAAGCTAGTTGCATGACCAGGGCATTCTTTCAAGTATTCTACAGTATGACCCTGATACAGCAAAGCACTAGGAGATGTGTTGGACCTTGTAGGAAGGTGCCCAAGTCCCAATAGCAAAGCACGTAAGCTCACGGTTCACCACGGAAGATGAGCGGAAATGTAAGAGTTTGACTGAGTGGAGAGAGAGTAAGTACTGTGCTGAGCCGATCAGTAAATTAAACCATATAGATGATAATGCCACGGCTCTGTCTGCCACATAACACGGTTGCCTTGGAAAACAGCTAAGGAATAAATACTGATCAACGGCTGCAGGCCTGTGCATAGATGATTAATTCTGTTCTCCTGCGAGCTGCTGCTCAGGCTGCTGCTTGAGGTCAGTTTATTTTGCTGTGGCTTACAATTTGGTGAGGAGCTCCCTGATAAGCTTCCACCGGCTCGAGCGGTGCAGTGGTCTGAAGATGATGTGTGCCGTGTCTCCTAGCAGCTGGCAGGGTTTGCAGTAACTGGGGGGGAACTGCCAGCAGCCCAAGGTAAATGCCAAGCAGAATAAATTgcagtatttatttttataaatggaAGGGCCCGAGGCAGATATTGATTTGCGCGAAGTGGCTGAGTTCAGAGGGTCTTGCTCTCCAGAGCCGGTCATTCTGAGTTGGCCCCTCTAGGAGAAGCCAGGGAAGATCTTTTTTAAAGATGGTTGGAAACGATGCTCAATCCCATGACAAACGGGCTGAAGTAATGAAAAGGGGAAATGTCAGAAACCGAGACTGATTTGCaggctattttcttttttttttttcttttttttcccctggaagaCGCAGTAAAAATGCAAGACGTGATGTAAAGGAAAGATAATGCCGGCAGGGGTCAAGGCAAAGGCTATAATAATGCTAATAGCTTACATCACTGAATGTAGGGTGGggttttcaaaggagcctaaggGAATTATGTTCCCAGGAAATGGGTACGTCTCTGGCTTAGGCACTTACACAGCCCCTACTGCAGGCACCTCACAAGCCCCCTTGGACTTGTCCTTACAacaccctgctgagctgggccATTGCTGTGGTTCTGGTGGGGATTCAAGGAGCAAGTGATCTGGACTTGTCCACTTCAAAGTCTTTCTCTACACTTCAAAGGCAAGAGAAAAAAGTTAAAGATTGAAGGTGATTTGCAGgatcagagagagacagaaatctCACTCGCTGTATTTCCTGCTGTGCCCTGGGAGATTTTTTCCCTTTAGGCTaggatgctgcagagccagcagtGCATCACCGCAGGGGGCAACACTGCCATTCACTCTGTCCCCCTgactcctgcttgctgccaccactagCTGCTTGCTTCGGTGAAgcaaaggaggaagagaagaacaCAAACCCCTGAGCCCGGACAAAGGTCTCTAAAAGCCACATTTACTTGAAAAAATGAAACCAGCCTTCAGCTCCAAACAACAACACAGCCCTCCCTGGGCTTCCTCTGCAGCCTGGGAAGAGGAAACTTCCCTGTCTGCAGGGGTGAGCAATGGTTTCCTACCAAGGCACCATAGCCCTGTTTGTAAATTCATGAGCAGGTAGACTGAAGCGGCGTTGCAGCACTGTGCAATCCCTCCTTTCATCAGATAGCCTTGTAGGAACAGAATGGTATCACCGTGATCCTCTCACACTGAGCGTTCCCcttgggggggaagagaggaaagCATTGTTATTTAGACTGTGGGAAATGATGATAAACCCCAAGAGAACTGGGCCTGCAATATAAAGAAGGTAGGTGGAGTTCTTCAGAGATGATGGCCCTTAGCCAGTCGGGCAAAGCAGACTCGCTCTTGATGAAGGGTTAATCATGGAAGCACAGCTTAAATGCAACTCGGGTAAGGATGTATCCTTTGGCAGTGTGAGTTTTGTTTGCTGCACACTAAGATGAATGCTGCTTTCTGATATTTTTCCCATTTGAAATTGCCCCAGATCTCAGCAAATAAGAAATGTGGCTGCTAAAGGCAATTCCACTCTTCTGATGACTTTGCATTAAAAATAGCTTTCGAATTTAATGGGAAATGCACGTTCACAAGGCATGATGTTGCTCACAACTAAGCTGAGAGGGCACTGGTGCTAACTCTCATAGAAGTCCTGGTTTTGGGCCTCCAAGTACTAGAATCAATATGTCCTCAAGCAGTGAAAGCCAAGTCCGCCCCAGCCAGAACCATCCAAACTGCTGCCTTGTGTTCTTATCTGCTGCGTGGCTGGCACTTGCCACTATATGAAATCCCTTTATATGATATGGCGACTTTTCCTAAGGTACAGCCTGTACCTCTTGGACTCAGtcaccagggctggaaggcatcATCTCTTAGCATCAAGGTGCTGAAGTTTTGCTAGTTCATTGCAGAATGCATAGGCTGGAAAATCCACCAGCACCATCTCCTGGAAGAGGTAACTCAAGAGAGCAGGTCTTGCAGGGAAACTTGAAGAATAGCTGTGTTTGGGGAGACCCTAAGCTGAGGTCTGAGCTGTGATGGTGGTTTTGTGTAGCCAACAAAACCAGGAGAGGGTGAGCCTGGCTAAGCCGGAGTCTGAGTTTTGCATGTGGGGCAAGATTTTGTACTGTTCTTAGACTCAAAACAAGCTGGGGCCAATCTCTACCCACCTCCTTGTGGCACTGGACACCTCTCCCAGAGTGACTGCAGCCTGTGAACTATAGGGTCCCCTATGCCAAAAGCGGGGGGCCTGCATGCTATAGAGGCTGCAGTAGAAGCCAGGCCCTGTTCCCCCCATGGGGACACCCTAAGCCTGGGTGCTCAGGCAGCATGCCTGTTCCCACCACTGAGACCTCTGGGTCCAGTTTTATCCCATCCATAACACCATGGACATTTTCCAAGACCAGCTTCCTACCCACAGCACTATCAGTGCCATCCAGCAACCTTCGGAGAGGCTGGCGAGCTAAAGGAGCAGCCTCTAAGTCAGCCAGAGGAGAGTGCTACAGACAGCAGCTACTCTGCAACACCCCTGCGGCAAGGGCAGCGACACAGGCACCCCGGGGCAGCAGAAAGCATTGCGTGCCCACGCTCTGGCAAAAGGCAGTGCTGCACAGAACTGATAAGACATACCCGTGCAAGAGGCTAACAGTTTGCAAGATCCATTTTGACCTGGGAAAAGCACCTGAGGTCTGGCTGCCTCCCACCAAGGAAGCCACACGGGAAGCTGTCAGTGACATGCCATGGTTTTTAATGAGCTTTGGGGCCGGCGTAGCTGAGCTGCCTTTGCTAACATCAGAGCTGTGCCACAGGAGCTGCAATCAACAGCTTATTAAAAATGAACTCCACGAGATGCAGCCACAGCCCTGTGAGGGCGACACCGAGAGAACCGACTGCGCTGGGAGCAGCAAGGTAATTCCCACCGTAGGAGGGCGCTGGGGCCTGGGCAAAGCAGCGGGCGATGCGGTCCTACGATCCCGGGGCACCCCCTTTTCCTTCCCGTGGCGTGGTGGGAGAGCATTCGAGGTGACTCCCGAGGCAGGACTGAGCCCCGCTCTGGACCTGTGCTGGAGGCTGCCCCCAGCTGTGCTTGGGTCCCTGGTCCTTCCACTGGGGACTCCAGGTTGGCTGGACATGACGATAGCTGCTGGGCAGACCCTTGACCCTGCCTGCCACTCAGATGCCCAGGTGGGAATGAGCTCGCAGGCCCTGAAGGTCTCAGTTTGTGCCTGTGCGGCTGGGTATTACAGGCTTGATGTTCGCCTTGGTTTGGGCTTTATAGCAGCATTGCTGTCTGGGTGCCTGTGAGAGGGGAAATGCCTCATCCATCCGCACCCCTTGCCTGTAGGGCCCCTATCTGGTGCAATAATGATCTCAAGCAACAAGCAGTGGGAGCTTTGTGTGTCACGATGGTTAAAGCAGCTGgtagctgggggtgtgggggatgaTTAGctaagggcaggggagcagcaagtGAGCACTGGGTACCCAGGTGAGAGAAGAGGGGTGTGCCCGCCCG contains these protein-coding regions:
- the RHEX gene encoding regulator of hemoglobinization and erythroid cell expansion protein, translating into MENCTFWWQSITFSGVTFIMYIVPLIGFYIMLSRKIDKHSCHEARSSGSTEAKQEPLKTPPAAAGDAPRVTYEDDSETSSETSEDSESSPSAAQGPTSQESVNYTTLLFAAPGRGTGSSGDYENMKTATDYVNVDPKKQKVDFWVCSSPTTSKSIEYTEVKL